In Leifsonia sp. ZF2019, a genomic segment contains:
- a CDS encoding TetR/AcrR family transcriptional regulator encodes MTDSAVRPQRSDARQNVASLVEAAKAVFAESGVDAPVRTIAAKAGVGVGTLYRHFPLRSDLISAVFRHEIDACVDAAPAIEAAYAPGEALDRWIMRYTQFVAAKRGLAAALHSGDPAYEPLADYFATHLAPTLERLLAAAVESGDVVQTVDAVEFLGAVANLCHGGEAGGPGGPNGAGMSPRAERMVRLLLAGLRAPSPA; translated from the coding sequence ATGACCGACTCGGCCGTCCGCCCGCAGCGGTCCGACGCGCGCCAGAACGTCGCGTCCCTGGTGGAGGCGGCGAAGGCCGTGTTCGCCGAGTCGGGGGTGGATGCGCCCGTCCGCACGATCGCGGCGAAGGCCGGCGTGGGCGTGGGGACGCTCTACCGCCACTTCCCGTTGCGCTCCGATCTGATCTCCGCCGTCTTCCGGCACGAGATCGATGCGTGCGTGGACGCCGCCCCCGCGATCGAGGCCGCCTACGCTCCCGGCGAGGCCCTGGATCGCTGGATCATGCGCTACACGCAGTTCGTCGCCGCCAAGCGCGGGCTGGCCGCCGCCCTCCACTCCGGCGACCCGGCCTACGAACCGCTCGCCGACTACTTCGCCACCCACCTCGCCCCGACGCTCGAGCGGCTCCTCGCCGCCGCAGTCGAATCGGGTGACGTGGTGCAGACGGTCGATGCGGTTGAGTTCCTCGGCGCGGTGGCGAACCTCTGCCACGGCGGGGAGGCCGGAGGGCCCGGCGGGCCGAACGGCGCCGGCATGTCACCGCGTGCCGAGCGGATGGTGCGCTTGCTGCTGGCAGGATTGCGGGCGCCCAGTCCGGCGTGA
- a CDS encoding TetR/AcrR family transcriptional regulator, translating into MESRAGTPRVRKRPEERREEILSAAAEIAIDEGLERITLRAVATRLGVRPGLISHYFPAAEDLVDEAFARAAEIERERFFPTEGTPLARLSHFITHIQTGTSTPLARLWLNARHLSRFTPTLEATLREQDALDRARLREIIAAGIATGDFADVDPEAASIRILIAVDGSGSYVNSTADLSTPVQANFVADVTEWTLGLAPGTVAGGVGSSRPL; encoded by the coding sequence ATGGAGTCAAGAGCAGGAACTCCCCGGGTGCGGAAGCGACCGGAGGAGCGGCGCGAAGAGATCCTCTCCGCGGCTGCCGAGATCGCCATCGACGAGGGCCTGGAACGCATCACCCTGCGTGCCGTCGCGACGCGTCTCGGCGTGCGGCCCGGCCTCATCTCGCACTACTTCCCCGCCGCCGAGGATCTCGTCGACGAGGCCTTCGCCCGCGCCGCCGAGATCGAGCGCGAACGCTTCTTCCCCACCGAGGGCACTCCGCTGGCCCGCCTCTCGCACTTCATCACCCACATCCAGACCGGCACCTCCACGCCGCTGGCCCGCCTCTGGCTCAACGCCCGCCACCTCTCCCGCTTCACGCCCACGCTCGAGGCGACCCTGCGGGAGCAGGACGCCCTCGACCGCGCCCGCCTCCGTGAGATCATCGCCGCCGGCATCGCCACCGGCGACTTCGCCGACGTCGACCCCGAGGCCGCCAGCATCCGCATCCTCATCGCCGTCGACGGGAGCGGCTCCTACGTCAACAGCACCGCCGACCTCAGCACCCCCGTGCAGGCCAACTTCGTCGCCGATGTGACCGAGTGGACACTGGGGCTGGCACCGGGGACGGTCGCGGGCGGGGTGGGGTCTTCGAGACCGCTCTGA
- a CDS encoding purine-cytosine permease family protein codes for MSGERISAEEFVDVSTQPETRGIEVISDAERHGRARDLFFVWAAPGVSILNFTVGATLILLGLEIWQAVLVILAAALLWVFPGMIAISGPASGTSGSVVTRAMYGVIGNKLFVAFVGWFIGAVFLSLTWLASSFMGADLLRRVGLTDPVWVPIGVTIVVSAITIAVAIFGHALILRIFPVMAVALFVIFVAVSLFILPTVDWGYTAANPLSGVHLWSAISVGFTILASTPLSFINSPDLARYLPRSTKPTHIATATALGGALPFIVFTSMGVLLATGLKAGAFDAGIDVALFDLLPGWMGPLLVVGVIINTIALNAMTAYSSSMSLQAIGFRLKRIPAAIIVGLVGTALTIYLVLSSSLLEAANLLLQFLVVVSGPAMAIFAVDIVRRRNVYDGTDLFDDSRTSRFWYTGGWSIPGVAALLIGGLTTALCLSTDVWAGPIAQALGHVDLSVPLGMIVSAAVYALLGRTRLGKEGRL; via the coding sequence ATGTCCGGAGAGCGGATCAGCGCCGAAGAGTTCGTGGATGTCTCCACCCAGCCCGAGACGCGGGGCATCGAGGTCATCTCGGACGCCGAGCGGCACGGTCGTGCGCGGGACCTCTTCTTCGTGTGGGCGGCGCCCGGCGTCAGCATCCTCAACTTCACGGTGGGGGCGACCCTCATCCTCCTCGGCCTGGAGATCTGGCAGGCGGTCCTGGTGATCCTGGCGGCGGCACTCCTGTGGGTGTTCCCGGGGATGATCGCGATCAGCGGGCCCGCCTCCGGCACTTCCGGCTCGGTCGTCACGCGCGCGATGTACGGCGTCATCGGCAACAAGCTGTTCGTCGCGTTCGTCGGCTGGTTCATCGGGGCCGTGTTCCTGTCGCTGACCTGGCTCGCGTCGTCGTTCATGGGCGCCGATCTGCTGCGCCGCGTCGGCCTGACGGACCCGGTGTGGGTGCCGATCGGCGTGACGATCGTCGTGTCGGCGATCACGATCGCGGTCGCGATCTTCGGGCACGCGCTGATCCTGCGGATCTTCCCCGTGATGGCCGTCGCGCTGTTCGTCATCTTCGTCGCGGTTTCGCTCTTCATCCTCCCGACGGTCGACTGGGGCTACACCGCCGCGAACCCCCTGAGCGGCGTGCACCTGTGGTCGGCCATCTCGGTCGGGTTCACCATCCTCGCCTCGACCCCGCTGTCGTTCATCAACAGCCCGGACCTCGCCCGGTACCTGCCGCGCTCCACGAAGCCAACGCACATCGCCACCGCGACCGCGCTCGGAGGCGCGCTGCCCTTCATCGTCTTCACGAGCATGGGCGTGCTGCTGGCGACCGGGCTGAAGGCCGGGGCGTTCGACGCCGGGATCGACGTGGCGCTGTTCGACCTGCTGCCGGGCTGGATGGGCCCGTTGCTCGTCGTCGGCGTGATCATCAACACCATCGCGCTCAACGCGATGACCGCCTACTCGTCGAGCATGTCGCTGCAGGCCATCGGCTTCAGACTCAAGCGCATCCCGGCCGCGATCATCGTCGGACTGGTCGGTACCGCGCTCACCATCTACCTGGTGCTGTCGTCGAGCCTGCTGGAGGCCGCCAATCTGCTGCTGCAGTTCCTCGTGGTCGTGTCCGGCCCGGCGATGGCGATCTTCGCCGTCGACATCGTGCGCCGCCGCAACGTCTACGACGGCACCGACCTCTTCGACGACAGCCGGACCAGCCGCTTCTGGTACACCGGAGGCTGGAGCATCCCGGGCGTCGCGGCCCTGCTGATCGGCGGTCTCACCACCGCGCTCTGCCTCTCGACCGACGTCTGGGCCGGCCCGATCGCCCAGGCCCTCGGCCACGTGGACCTCTCCGTGCCGCTCGGGATGATCGTCAGCGCCGCCGTCTACGCACTGTTGGGCCGCACCCGGCTCGGAAAGGAGGGCCGGCTGTGA
- a CDS encoding amidohydrolase, giving the protein MTADAPRTPAQNTTTLYRNARVFTAAADEADRWADAFAVAGDTIVWVGRAGEEPPAADSTVDLEGRLVLPGFTDAHTHVLMMGAALGQVYLTEARDLHDIRSLLLAAREADPSATVLRGRGWLFDAVPGGAPTAAMIDEAIADIPVYLDANDYHSCWVNTAALAELGITRDTPDPIGGEIVRDASGEPTGMLLETAATQYAWAQRDEATTDADRDEQVQRTLDAYLATGVTGVVDMAMDEFGLAALQRAQERHGGELPLRVAAHWLVTNTGDDARNLAQVEHAARLAADPATPWLRVVGIKLILDGVIDACTAAMRHPYADGSNADPIWPLERLAPVVRAADAAGLQIAQHAIGDYASQIALDALEQAVAANGDRPRRHRIEHLEYAAPGTAERMASLGVTASMQPVHSDPAIFDNWMAMLGDDRVERAFPWPEYEEAGALLAFSTDSPTAPHLALANMYVASTRASALDPAIAAVQPQHALPLQHAVAHATRDAAASVGDGEWRGRIAEGCAADFVVLDTDVFAEDPRALLRAEIVRTVVAGRVRFER; this is encoded by the coding sequence GTGACCGCCGACGCCCCGCGCACGCCCGCGCAGAACACCACCACCCTCTACCGGAACGCCCGCGTCTTCACCGCCGCCGCCGACGAGGCAGACCGCTGGGCCGACGCCTTCGCCGTCGCCGGCGACACGATCGTGTGGGTCGGGAGGGCGGGCGAGGAGCCTCCCGCGGCCGACTCCACGGTCGACCTCGAGGGGCGTCTGGTGCTCCCCGGCTTCACCGACGCGCACACCCATGTGCTGATGATGGGCGCCGCGCTCGGCCAGGTGTACCTGACGGAGGCGCGCGACCTCCACGACATCCGCAGCCTCCTGCTCGCCGCTCGGGAGGCCGACCCGTCGGCGACCGTGCTGCGCGGTCGCGGCTGGCTCTTCGACGCGGTGCCCGGCGGCGCGCCCACGGCGGCCATGATCGACGAGGCGATCGCCGACATCCCCGTCTACCTCGACGCGAACGACTACCACTCGTGCTGGGTGAACACGGCCGCGCTCGCCGAGCTCGGTATCACCCGCGACACACCCGACCCCATCGGCGGCGAGATCGTGCGCGACGCGTCGGGCGAGCCGACCGGGATGCTGCTGGAGACGGCAGCGACCCAGTACGCCTGGGCGCAACGCGACGAGGCCACGACCGACGCCGATCGCGACGAGCAGGTGCAGCGCACCCTCGACGCCTACCTCGCGACCGGTGTGACCGGTGTCGTCGACATGGCGATGGACGAGTTCGGTCTCGCCGCCCTGCAGCGCGCGCAGGAGCGCCACGGCGGCGAACTGCCCCTCCGGGTGGCGGCGCACTGGCTCGTCACCAACACCGGCGACGACGCCCGCAACCTCGCCCAGGTCGAGCACGCCGCGCGCCTGGCCGCCGACCCCGCGACACCGTGGCTGCGCGTGGTCGGCATCAAGCTCATCCTCGACGGCGTGATCGACGCCTGCACCGCGGCGATGCGCCACCCCTATGCGGACGGCAGCAACGCCGACCCGATCTGGCCGCTCGAGCGCCTCGCGCCGGTGGTGCGCGCCGCCGACGCCGCCGGCCTGCAGATCGCCCAGCACGCCATCGGCGACTATGCCAGCCAGATCGCGCTCGACGCCCTCGAGCAGGCCGTCGCCGCCAACGGCGACCGGCCCCGCCGTCACCGCATCGAGCACCTCGAGTACGCGGCTCCCGGCACCGCCGAGCGCATGGCCTCCCTCGGTGTGACCGCCTCCATGCAGCCGGTCCACTCGGACCCGGCCATCTTCGACAACTGGATGGCGATGCTCGGCGACGACCGGGTGGAGCGCGCCTTCCCGTGGCCGGAGTACGAGGAGGCCGGCGCCCTGCTCGCGTTCTCCACCGACTCGCCGACGGCGCCCCACCTGGCCCTCGCCAACATGTACGTCGCCTCCACCCGCGCCTCCGCCCTCGACCCCGCGATCGCGGCCGTACAGCCGCAGCACGCGCTGCCGCTGCAGCACGCGGTGGCGCACGCGACCCGCGACGCCGCAGCCTCCGTCGGCGACGGAGAGTGGCGCGGACGCATCGCCGAAGGCTGTGCGGCGGACTTCGTGGTGCTGGACACCGACGTGTTCGCGGAAGACCCGCGCGCGCTGCTGCGGGCCGAGATCGTACGGACGGTGGTCGCAGGGCGGGTGCGGTTCGAGCGGTAG
- a CDS encoding MerR family transcriptional regulator, producing MITLAIQDVSRQSGLSEPTLRYYEEVGLLGPIARDASSGHRRYSESDLDEAQVLACLRAMGIGIDDMRTYQLNRRRGREAAGQQRDILLRHADRVEEQIATLRVHLDYLRVKASLWDARDRDDVAAEAEAHVELESILPRLEETLR from the coding sequence ATGATCACGTTGGCCATCCAGGACGTCTCCCGGCAGAGCGGGCTCAGCGAGCCCACGTTGCGGTACTACGAGGAGGTCGGCCTGCTCGGGCCGATCGCCCGGGACGCGAGCAGCGGGCACCGGCGCTACAGCGAGAGCGATCTCGACGAGGCGCAGGTGCTCGCCTGCCTGCGGGCGATGGGCATCGGCATCGACGACATGCGCACGTACCAGCTGAACCGGCGGCGGGGGCGAGAGGCGGCGGGGCAGCAACGCGACATCCTGCTCCGTCATGCCGACCGGGTCGAGGAGCAGATCGCGACCCTCCGCGTGCACCTCGACTACCTGCGGGTGAAGGCGTCGCTCTGGGATGCCCGTGATCGTGACGACGTCGCCGCGGAGGCGGAGGCGCACGTCGAACTGGAATCCATCCTTCCCCGACTCGAGGAGACCCTCCGATGA
- a CDS encoding NAD-dependent epimerase/dehydratase family protein, whose protein sequence is MTDSPTILVTGGTGYLATRLLADLLAGGADVRTTVRSADRADEVRAAVRRAGADDAGLSFATASLTDDDGWAAALAGISDVYHVASPMIQTADPAEVVVPARDGALRALRAARDAGARRVVLTSSFAAVGYSPKPVRDYDESDWTDPATPGLPAYPLSKAVAERAAWDFVEQEGGGLELAVINPTWIAGPTLTASARSSLALFTGMLDGTIPAVPRQRFGIADVRDVSAAHRAAMDTPAAAGKRYLVLADGPTMTFLDVANVLRAELGDLAARVPTTELPGDEPAPLTIRNDRAKAELGLHPRPAVETIVETATSLRDLGLLGRSD, encoded by the coding sequence ATGACCGATTCGCCCACCATCCTCGTCACCGGCGGTACCGGCTACCTCGCCACCCGCCTGCTCGCCGACCTGCTCGCGGGCGGCGCCGACGTGCGCACGACCGTGCGCTCCGCCGACCGGGCGGACGAGGTCCGTGCGGCCGTCCGCCGGGCCGGCGCCGACGACGCCGGACTGTCGTTCGCGACGGCCTCCCTCACCGACGACGACGGGTGGGCGGCGGCTCTCGCGGGAATCTCCGACGTCTACCACGTGGCCTCGCCGATGATCCAGACGGCGGACCCGGCCGAGGTCGTCGTGCCCGCCCGCGACGGAGCGCTCCGCGCGCTGCGGGCGGCCCGCGATGCCGGTGCCCGCCGGGTCGTGCTGACCTCGTCCTTCGCGGCGGTCGGCTACTCGCCCAAGCCGGTGCGCGACTACGACGAGAGCGACTGGACCGACCCCGCCACTCCCGGCCTCCCGGCGTACCCGCTGTCGAAGGCGGTCGCCGAGCGCGCCGCCTGGGACTTCGTCGAGCAGGAGGGCGGCGGACTCGAACTGGCCGTGATCAACCCGACCTGGATCGCCGGCCCGACGCTCACCGCCTCCGCCCGTTCGTCGCTGGCGCTTTTCACCGGGATGCTCGACGGCACGATCCCGGCCGTTCCCCGCCAGCGCTTCGGGATCGCGGACGTGCGGGACGTCTCGGCGGCGCACCGCGCGGCGATGGACACGCCGGCCGCCGCGGGCAAGCGCTACCTGGTGCTCGCCGACGGCCCGACGATGACCTTCCTCGACGTGGCGAACGTGCTCCGCGCCGAACTCGGCGACCTCGCCGCGCGTGTGCCGACCACCGAACTGCCGGGCGACGAACCGGCGCCCCTCACCATCCGCAACGACCGCGCGAAGGCCGAACTCGGCCTCCACCCGCGACCGGCCGTCGAGACGATCGTGGAGACGGCGACCAGCCTGCGGGACCTGGGGTTGCTAGGGCGGTCGGACTAG
- a CDS encoding DNA polymerase domain-containing protein, whose protein sequence is MSPSSKSEATLEAAGREVRISSPEKVVFPEPGLTKLDLARYYVAVAEGALRGAGGRPMVLKRFVKGLSQEPFFQKRVPEGHPDFIDTATLHYASGTSAEEAVLRDAAGLAWVSNLGCLDLNPHAVRAEDLDHPDELRVDLDPMPGVDWAQIVDVAFIARDVLADTGLVGWPKTSGSRGLHILVRIAPHWGFADVRLAAETLAREVENRAPGLASAHWWKEERGESVFVDFNQNAKDRTVASAYSIRPLPDARVSTPLDWEEVRSRRPEEFTVPTVLERFAERGDPHAGIDGQAGSLEGLLALAAQLGPPENAPRGSGSAGSASASGRRVSQMPLIEVARTKTKPEALDALEQWKAAHPDAAALLHPADVLVDGMRGSSSQWYRVRVNLQHVPEAQRPEQEALVADYGPWAGRA, encoded by the coding sequence GTGTCGCCGTCATCGAAGTCCGAGGCCACCCTGGAGGCCGCCGGGAGGGAGGTCCGCATCTCGAGCCCGGAGAAGGTCGTCTTCCCGGAGCCCGGGCTCACGAAGCTCGACCTCGCCCGCTACTACGTCGCCGTGGCCGAGGGAGCGCTGCGTGGAGCCGGGGGCCGCCCGATGGTGCTCAAGCGTTTCGTGAAAGGTCTCTCGCAGGAGCCGTTTTTCCAGAAGCGCGTGCCCGAGGGCCACCCCGACTTCATCGACACCGCGACCCTCCACTACGCCAGCGGCACGTCGGCCGAGGAGGCCGTGCTGCGGGACGCCGCCGGCCTCGCCTGGGTGTCGAACCTGGGCTGCCTCGACCTGAACCCGCACGCCGTCCGCGCCGAGGACCTCGACCACCCGGACGAGCTGCGGGTCGACCTCGACCCGATGCCGGGCGTCGACTGGGCGCAGATCGTCGACGTCGCATTCATCGCCCGCGACGTGCTCGCCGACACCGGTCTCGTCGGCTGGCCGAAGACCAGCGGTTCCCGCGGCCTCCACATCCTGGTGCGCATCGCGCCGCACTGGGGATTCGCCGACGTGCGCCTCGCCGCCGAGACGCTCGCCCGCGAGGTCGAGAACCGCGCCCCGGGCCTCGCCTCCGCGCACTGGTGGAAGGAGGAGCGCGGAGAGAGCGTCTTCGTCGACTTCAACCAGAACGCCAAGGACCGCACCGTCGCCTCCGCATACTCCATCCGTCCTCTCCCCGACGCCCGCGTCTCGACGCCGCTCGACTGGGAGGAGGTGCGCTCACGCCGACCGGAGGAGTTCACCGTGCCCACGGTGCTGGAGCGCTTCGCGGAGCGGGGCGATCCGCACGCGGGGATCGACGGGCAGGCCGGCTCGCTGGAGGGTCTGCTGGCGCTGGCCGCCCAGCTCGGGCCGCCGGAGAATGCGCCGCGCGGATCGGGGTCGGCGGGGTCAGCCTCCGCGTCGGGGCGCCGCGTCTCGCAGATGCCGCTCATCGAGGTCGCCCGCACCAAGACCAAGCCCGAGGCACTGGACGCACTGGAGCAGTGGAAGGCCGCCCATCCCGACGCCGCAGCCCTCCTCCATCCCGCCGACGTGCTGGTCGACGGCATGCGGGGGTCGAGCTCGCAGTGGTACCGCGTGCGGGTGAACCTGCAGCACGTGCCCGAAGCGCAGCGGCCGGAGCAGGAAGCGCTGGTCGCGGACTACGGCCCGTGGGCGGGACGGGCGTAG